A region of Haliotis asinina isolate JCU_RB_2024 chromosome 9, JCU_Hal_asi_v2, whole genome shotgun sequence DNA encodes the following proteins:
- the LOC137296371 gene encoding uncharacterized protein: MTCTNLPAPALNARMVRNGNIVDYYCAAGFSMTSGSPRATCVNTNTWYPDTPPVCTVIQTTTDDVVPLWVPITCAVLLSLIAATCLALVCYYCCCRGRCCANYNRIRASTARIQDDGYYDKKGHPDNQQHKGDGYYYYDDRYTHRKTELGRNHDGPYIIPVSNRQRQYPLNRSYVEYVTREPQKQKPKQYSHIPSKVRTTPTSNTPRVEVVHVVQLTNGQLVPMDKYLKEHPGARLETLGDRDVVYSPANKNENKPRLTWKTNNKKTPPPPVVSSRDYNSTDPVVVTVMNDLNYNHPEKEKDKKPKAASKKIRLQPQQPSELVVVNTQAGVAGRPQEEDVRTPRERNDNSKNEAEEKNSKVANGHPLDNGTKDDRSPRRDDDDDSGINNESEAGEPIRAQYVRSGSNLDFDLDLEDNNTPPHATRPEFKRHAFTVLDHNRTQRAKEFPAWRPHVNPVRNINTSTQ, from the exons ATGACGTGCACCAACCTCCCCGCTCCCGCCCTCAACGCCCGCATGGTGAGGAATGGCAACATCGTCGACTACTATTGTGCCGCGGGCTTCTCCATGACATCAGGATCTCCCCGGGCCACGTGTGTGAATACCAACACCTGGTACCCTGACACGCCCCCTGTGTGTACGGTTATCCAAACTACCACGGATGACG TCGTGCCACTGTGGGTGCCCATAACGTGCGCAGTCCTTCTCTCACTGATCGCGGCGACGTGCCTCGCCCTCgtctgctactactgctgctgccg AGGCAGATGCTGTGCGAACTATAATAGAATCAGAGCTTCCACGGCCAGAATCCAAGACGACGGTTACTATGACAAGAAGGGTCACCCTGACAACCAGCAACACAAAGGAGATGGTTACTATTATTATGATGACAGATATACTCATAGGAAGACCGAGCTTGGGCGGAATCATGATGGGCCCTATATCATTCCTGTCAGTAACAGACAGCGCCAG TATCCGCTGAACCGATCCTACGTGGAATATGTTACACGTGAACCACAAAAGCAGAAACCTAAACAGTACAGCCACATCCCTTCCAAG GTACGAACCACGCCCACATCCAATACCCCACGTGTTGAAGTTGTCCACGTGGTCCAACTCACCAATGGTCAACTCGTCCCCATGGACAAG TATCTGAAGGAACATCCTGGAGCCCGTCTGGAGACACTGGGGGATAGGGACGTGGTATATTCCCCGGCAAACAAGAATGAAAATAAACCAAGACTGACATGGAAGACTAAT AACAAGAAGACTCCCCCACCTCCTGTTGTATCGTCACGTGACTACAACTCCACAGACCCCGTCGTTGTCACGGTGATGAACGACTTGAATTACAACCATCCTGAAAAAGAGAAGGACAAGAAGCCAAAGGCG GCCAGCAAGAAAATCCGTCTTCAACCACAACAACCTAGTGAGCTGGTCGTTGTCAACACACAGGCGGGCGTGGCTGGACGACCACAGGAAGAAGACGTTAGGACACCGAGAGAAAGG AACGATAATTCCAAGAATGAAGCCGAGGAAAAGAACTCGAAAGTCGCCAACGGCCACCCACTCGACAACGGCACCAAGGACGACAGGAGTCCAAGAAGAGACGACGATGATGACAGCGGCATTAAT AATGAATCAGAGGCAGGAGAGCCAATCAGAGCGCAATACGTCAGATCCGGTAGCAACCTG GACTTTGACCTTGATCTTGAAGACAACAATACACCGCCGCATGCTACGAGACCAGAGTTCAAGAGACACGCCTTCACTGTGTTAGATCACAACAGGACGCAAAGGGCAAAGGAGTTCCCTGCCTGGAGACCCCACGTCAACCCAGTCCGAAACATCAACACAAGCACCCAGTGA